The following are encoded in a window of Fibrobacter sp. UWB2 genomic DNA:
- a CDS encoding SPOR domain-containing protein translates to MKMQSVSILGAITLSLALLSACGSKEEKTEPKAAEVKPATEQPAPVQEAAPEPAQEEPALVPIQSLSEEKAAPAEAPAAPVSAVEQESSGPFVIQVSIQASRRAANNVVSKLSDQGIKAYVAEVENPGELEGTFYRVRVGYFSTIANAQQFGKEVLAPQGYAGWVDNRKNDRIGQPGASEDM, encoded by the coding sequence ATGAAAATGCAATCGGTATCCATACTCGGGGCCATCACCCTTTCCCTCGCTCTCCTTTCTGCTTGCGGAAGCAAGGAAGAAAAAACGGAACCTAAAGCAGCCGAAGTAAAGCCCGCTACCGAACAACCGGCTCCTGTACAGGAAGCCGCTCCGGAACCGGCTCAGGAAGAACCGGCATTGGTCCCTATCCAGTCTCTTAGCGAAGAAAAGGCAGCTCCGGCAGAAGCTCCCGCCGCTCCGGTCTCCGCCGTCGAACAGGAATCCTCCGGCCCGTTCGTCATCCAAGTGAGCATCCAGGCCTCCAGAAGAGCCGCAAATAACGTTGTAAGCAAGCTTTCTGACCAGGGCATCAAGGCATACGTCGCCGAAGTTGAAAATCCAGGCGAACTCGAAGGCACGTTCTACCGCGTACGTGTCGGATACTTCTCCACAATCGCAAACGCCCAGCAATTTGGCAAGGAAGTCCTCGCTCCGCAGGGTTACGCCGGTTGGGTGGACAACCGCAAGAACGACCGCATTGGCCAGCCTGGCGCAAGCGAAGACATGTAA
- the rimO gene encoding 30S ribosomal protein S12 methylthiotransferase RimO — protein sequence MPTKKPKVFVVHLGCAKNQVDAENLVGEMLHAGFVTCDTAGKADYILVNTCGFIEAAKEESINAILAQAKAKKAKQKLIVSGCLSGRYGEELMKELPEVDYWVGTYKPGELLKKMGIVAPQSCDAENLPRMNLGGFSHHAYLKIAEGCNRRCAYCAIPLIRGKQDSRSIDDIVAEAKDLEAQGVKEITLIAQDTTYFGREKGKKGGTLVDLLRALLDNTNIPWIRMLYWYPMFVDDELLDLMAKEPRLVKYVDMPIQHASDKMLKNMKRNYRKKELVDLLHKIRERIPGVTLRSTVLVGFPGETHEDFEELMELLQDVQFDHLGGFVFSPEEGTPVMEMDLPAVDESDARARLEAVTDYQEELAAEYAENMIGKTVKIIIDQVAEESEYHFYGRTEGNSMENDDIVKVIEGDGDVGEFHNALVVDAEPHELVVKLID from the coding sequence ATGCCTACAAAAAAGCCAAAAGTCTTTGTCGTGCATCTCGGATGCGCAAAAAACCAGGTCGACGCAGAAAACCTCGTCGGCGAAATGCTCCATGCGGGTTTTGTGACCTGTGATACCGCCGGGAAGGCGGACTACATCCTCGTGAACACGTGCGGGTTCATCGAAGCCGCCAAGGAAGAATCCATCAACGCGATTCTCGCACAGGCGAAAGCAAAGAAGGCCAAGCAGAAACTGATTGTTTCGGGCTGCCTGAGTGGCCGCTATGGCGAAGAGCTGATGAAGGAACTGCCCGAGGTGGACTACTGGGTCGGCACGTACAAGCCGGGCGAACTTTTGAAGAAGATGGGCATCGTCGCTCCGCAGAGCTGTGACGCCGAGAACCTCCCCCGCATGAACCTGGGTGGATTCAGCCATCACGCTTATCTGAAAATTGCAGAAGGCTGTAACCGCCGTTGCGCCTACTGCGCCATCCCGCTGATTCGCGGCAAGCAGGATTCCCGTTCCATCGATGACATCGTCGCTGAAGCAAAGGACCTCGAAGCCCAGGGCGTCAAGGAAATTACTTTGATTGCACAGGACACGACTTACTTTGGACGTGAAAAGGGCAAAAAAGGCGGCACGCTTGTTGATCTTTTGCGAGCCCTTTTGGACAACACGAACATTCCGTGGATCCGCATGCTTTATTGGTACCCAATGTTTGTGGACGATGAACTTCTGGACTTGATGGCCAAGGAACCGCGCCTCGTGAAGTACGTGGACATGCCTATCCAGCATGCAAGCGACAAGATGCTCAAGAATATGAAGCGCAACTACCGCAAAAAGGAACTTGTCGATCTTTTGCACAAAATCCGCGAACGAATCCCGGGCGTGACGCTCCGCAGTACGGTGCTCGTCGGGTTCCCCGGTGAAACGCACGAAGATTTTGAAGAGCTGATGGAACTTTTGCAGGACGTGCAATTCGACCACCTGGGCGGATTTGTATTCAGCCCCGAAGAAGGCACTCCGGTGATGGAAATGGACCTCCCCGCCGTGGACGAAAGCGATGCCCGCGCAAGGCTCGAAGCGGTCACGGATTACCAGGAAGAGCTCGCCGCCGAATATGCCGAGAACATGATCGGAAAGACGGTAAAGATCATCATCGACCAGGTTGCCGAAGAAAGCGAATACCACTTCTACGGCCGCACGGAAGGCAACTCGATGGAAAACGACGATATCGTGAAAGTCATCGAAGGCGATGGCGACGTGGGTGAATTCCATAACGCACTCGTCGTAGACGCCGAGCCGCACGAACTCGTAGTTAAATTGATAGACTAG
- a CDS encoding DUF3108 domain-containing protein, translating into MFYRALKSVLLFALTLSISSMAAESLASSSSAQSKSAATLESTSPSVQSSSSASVPAKPLSKWQTLPEINAPWMKGERLEYELSWGFVTAGYATLEVKPRKDGKVEFETYATANKTVNKFYPVHDTVYTLVHKRGLMTDVFRKSLHEGTFHNKSLIRFNRDDKKAVLSDTVFKDPVKHYVKRSADTSVTIDGLEHSIMSAFYLVRTLPLKEGATSRFAAVSGKKRYELKVITHKRETIKTDLGSFKTVKVEPVLDGDGIFNSSGRIFIWFTDDEKRIPVLMQCEIKLGSIKATLTKVK; encoded by the coding sequence ATGTTTTATCGTGCTTTGAAAAGTGTTTTGCTGTTTGCGCTTACTTTGTCGATTTCGTCTATGGCGGCGGAGTCTCTGGCTTCGTCCTCGTCCGCGCAGTCCAAAAGCGCGGCGACTCTCGAATCGACATCTCCAAGCGTCCAGTCGTCCTCAAGTGCTAGTGTCCCTGCTAAGCCGCTCTCCAAGTGGCAGACCCTTCCCGAAATCAACGCCCCGTGGATGAAAGGCGAACGTCTGGAATACGAACTCAGCTGGGGCTTTGTGACGGCTGGCTACGCCACGCTCGAAGTCAAGCCGCGCAAGGATGGCAAGGTGGAATTCGAGACTTATGCGACCGCCAACAAGACTGTCAATAAGTTCTATCCGGTCCATGATACCGTCTATACGCTTGTTCACAAAAGGGGCCTCATGACGGATGTCTTCCGCAAGTCCCTCCACGAGGGCACGTTCCACAACAAGTCGCTTATCCGTTTCAATCGCGATGACAAAAAGGCAGTCCTTTCCGATACGGTCTTCAAGGATCCCGTCAAGCACTATGTCAAGCGCTCTGCCGATACGTCTGTGACTATCGATGGCCTCGAACATAGTATCATGTCGGCTTTCTATCTTGTGCGAACCCTCCCGCTTAAGGAAGGGGCGACCTCCCGTTTTGCCGCCGTAAGCGGTAAAAAACGCTATGAACTCAAGGTGATTACTCACAAACGCGAAACCATCAAGACGGATTTGGGCTCGTTTAAGACCGTTAAGGTGGAACCGGTACTCGATGGCGACGGCATTTTCAACTCCAGTGGCCGCATTTTCATCTGGTTTACCGATGACGAAAAGCGAATTCCGGTGCTCATGCAGTGCGAAATTAAGCTCGGAAGCATAAAAGCGACGCTGACAAAGGTCAAATAG
- the purE gene encoding 5-(carboxyamino)imidazole ribonucleotide mutase translates to MQINEVPNAKVGIVAGSKSDQETVDKITAVLDQFGITWEYNILSAHRTPNATAKYAREAAGRGLQVLIGVAGLAAALPGVLAGHTILPVIGLPCAGGPLNGVDALHSIVQMPPGIPVATVGIGNGKNAGFLAVHIVALSDAIVKEKLIAYRKGLGDIEG, encoded by the coding sequence ATGCAAATTAATGAAGTTCCGAATGCAAAGGTTGGTATCGTTGCGGGTAGCAAGTCCGACCAGGAAACTGTAGACAAGATCACCGCTGTGCTCGACCAGTTCGGCATCACGTGGGAATACAACATCCTCTCTGCACACCGCACCCCGAATGCGACCGCGAAGTATGCTCGTGAAGCCGCCGGGCGAGGCCTCCAGGTCCTCATCGGTGTTGCTGGCCTCGCTGCAGCCCTTCCGGGCGTGCTCGCAGGGCACACGATTCTTCCGGTGATCGGTCTCCCCTGCGCGGGCGGCCCGCTCAACGGCGTCGATGCACTGCACTCCATCGTGCAGATGCCCCCGGGAATCCCGGTGGCCACAGTCGGCATCGGCAACGGCAAGAATGCCGGTTTCCTCGCCGTCCACATCGTCGCCCTCTCTGACGCAATCGTCAAGGAAAAGCTCATCGCTTACCGCAAGGGCCTCGGTGACATCGAAGGCTAA
- the purD gene encoding phosphoribosylamine--glycine ligase translates to MNILVVGSGGREHAIALAVKKSPLCDTLVCAPGNPGMANLGKCVPVDVADPKAIADLAVAEKIDLAIIGPEIPLVAGVVDEFRARGLRAFGPTAAAAALEGSKAFSKDIMKKYNVPTAAFETFTDLASAKKFLAEHPAPIVVKASGLAAGKGAIVCMTDKEANDAVEEMLGDKAVFGESGKTVVIEEFMDGEEASIFVVCDGKDYVILSSAQDHKRVFDDDKGPNTGGMGAYSPAPVVTDALLDEVKKTIIEPTLKGMAAEGKPYTGVLYVGIMVTSKGPKVVEYNCRLGDPECQIVLPLYDGDVLALFDAAEKGELAKLGAPKAPKGSSAIVVLASAGYPGSYEKGKVVTGIEEAEKNGAQVLHAGTKMVDGKLVTNGGRVFGVVGHGATLQEALNIAYAACEKVQFEGKFYRKDIGKKGLARLAKMGK, encoded by the coding sequence ATGAATATTCTCGTCGTTGGTAGCGGTGGTCGCGAACATGCCATCGCTCTTGCAGTCAAGAAGTCGCCGCTGTGCGACACTCTCGTGTGCGCTCCGGGCAACCCGGGCATGGCTAACCTCGGCAAGTGCGTGCCGGTCGATGTGGCCGACCCGAAGGCAATCGCTGACCTCGCCGTTGCAGAAAAAATTGACCTTGCGATTATCGGCCCCGAAATCCCGCTCGTCGCTGGCGTGGTGGATGAATTCCGCGCTCGCGGTCTCCGCGCTTTCGGCCCGACTGCTGCTGCTGCCGCGCTCGAAGGCTCCAAGGCCTTCAGCAAGGATATCATGAAGAAGTACAACGTGCCGACGGCAGCCTTCGAGACCTTCACCGATCTCGCCTCCGCCAAGAAGTTCCTCGCTGAACACCCGGCTCCGATCGTGGTGAAGGCGTCGGGCCTTGCCGCAGGCAAGGGCGCTATCGTCTGTATGACCGACAAGGAAGCTAACGACGCTGTCGAAGAAATGCTCGGCGACAAGGCCGTGTTTGGCGAATCCGGCAAGACGGTCGTGATCGAAGAATTCATGGACGGCGAAGAAGCCTCCATCTTCGTGGTTTGCGACGGCAAGGACTACGTGATTCTCTCCTCCGCCCAGGACCACAAGCGCGTCTTTGACGACGACAAGGGCCCGAACACGGGTGGAATGGGTGCTTACAGCCCGGCTCCGGTTGTGACCGACGCTCTCCTCGACGAAGTCAAGAAGACTATTATCGAACCGACCCTCAAGGGTATGGCCGCCGAAGGCAAGCCCTACACGGGCGTGCTCTATGTGGGCATCATGGTCACGAGCAAGGGTCCGAAGGTCGTGGAATACAACTGCCGCCTCGGTGACCCCGAATGCCAGATTGTGCTCCCGCTCTATGACGGCGACGTGCTCGCCTTGTTCGACGCTGCTGAAAAGGGTGAACTTGCCAAGCTCGGCGCCCCGAAGGCTCCGAAGGGCAGCTCCGCTATCGTCGTGCTTGCTAGCGCTGGCTATCCGGGCTCCTACGAAAAGGGCAAGGTTGTTACAGGTATCGAAGAAGCCGAAAAGAACGGTGCACAGGTGCTCCATGCCGGTACCAAGATGGTGGACGGCAAGTTGGTGACCAACGGTGGTCGCGTGTTCGGCGTGGTCGGTCACGGTGCAACGCTCCAGGAAGCATTGAACATCGCTTACGCCGCTTGCGAAAAAGTTCAGTTCGAAGGCAAGTTCTACCGCAAGGATATCGGCAAGAAGGGACTCGCCCGTCTTGCGAAAATGGGCAAATAA
- a CDS encoding GNAT family N-acetyltransferase: MKIEIATTNDIPELMELHDRAFFAIAAEVDWLDAPGLKESLEQACEDFPKYMTLKMLSDDGKIVGSVRGRVEDGSLYIGRLMVLPECQGRGYGKILFREIQKRMPHNRAWLFTCGEVQRIVSFYEREGFRTFNTERFENGHTWISMEKK, from the coding sequence ATGAAAATTGAAATCGCGACAACCAATGATATTCCCGAACTCATGGAGCTGCATGATAGGGCGTTCTTTGCTATTGCTGCAGAAGTAGATTGGCTCGATGCTCCCGGTTTGAAGGAATCTCTGGAGCAAGCCTGCGAAGACTTTCCGAAATACATGACGCTAAAGATGCTCTCTGACGATGGTAAAATTGTTGGCTCTGTTCGTGGACGCGTTGAAGATGGCTCGCTTTACATTGGCCGCCTGATGGTTCTGCCGGAATGTCAAGGGCGCGGATACGGCAAAATCCTGTTTCGCGAGATTCAGAAGAGAATGCCGCACAATCGTGCATGGCTGTTTACCTGTGGTGAAGTCCAACGTATCGTTTCGTTCTACGAGCGTGAAGGTTTTCGCACATTCAACACTGAACGTTTCGAAAATGGTCACACGTGGATTTCCATGGAAAAGAAATAG
- a CDS encoding GNAT family N-acetyltransferase translates to MAISYKTIHDFSEQDLKDLFLSVEWSSGHFPDKLVIAMKNFKTAISAWDGDKLVGMICAMDDGIMNAYVHYLLVRPEYQGKGIGKALVEKVKDVYKDYLRIVVVAYDKEIDFYEYCGFKKATDASPMFITSLWT, encoded by the coding sequence ATGGCTATCTCATATAAAACAATTCATGATTTTTCGGAGCAAGATTTAAAAGATTTGTTCCTTTCGGTGGAATGGTCTTCGGGGCATTTCCCTGACAAACTTGTTATCGCCATGAAGAATTTCAAGACGGCCATTTCAGCATGGGACGGCGACAAGCTTGTCGGTATGATTTGCGCAATGGACGACGGCATCATGAATGCGTATGTTCATTATTTGCTTGTACGCCCGGAATACCAAGGAAAAGGCATCGGCAAGGCTCTTGTCGAAAAGGTCAAGGACGTGTACAAGGATTACTTGCGTATTGTCGTCGTGGCATACGACAAGGAAATAGACTTTTACGAATACTGCGGATTCAAGAAGGCAACTGACGCAAGCCCAATGTTCATCACAAGCTTGTGGACGTAA
- a CDS encoding isoprenylcysteine carboxylmethyltransferase family protein gives MKRFRDFIGYLLGGILFVMLIPTIMWLASGMPALWPVDTWRCIVAPVVMLVGLVLSIWTIVYMRNRGKGNPMDAFGHEVAPRTQHLMVDGPYKINRNPMLTGTLVYLMGAAVWLWTWQSCAVFVAFFAIMMVQVLSEEKRLRRDFGEEYEEYCRHSRRF, from the coding sequence ATGAAACGCTTTCGTGATTTTATCGGTTACTTGTTGGGCGGGATTCTCTTTGTGATGCTCATCCCGACAATTATGTGGCTTGCATCTGGAATGCCCGCGCTGTGGCCGGTTGATACTTGGCGCTGCATTGTGGCGCCTGTTGTGATGCTTGTGGGCCTTGTGCTGAGTATTTGGACTATCGTCTACATGCGCAATCGTGGCAAAGGAAATCCGATGGATGCTTTCGGCCACGAAGTGGCCCCGCGTACGCAGCACTTGATGGTCGATGGTCCGTATAAAATCAACCGCAATCCGATGCTGACGGGGACTCTCGTTTATCTCATGGGTGCCGCTGTGTGGCTGTGGACCTGGCAATCTTGCGCTGTATTCGTCGCCTTCTTTGCGATTATGATGGTGCAGGTGCTAAGCGAAGAAAAACGCCTCCGTCGCGACTTCGGCGAAGAATACGAAGAGTATTGCCGCCATTCTCGCAGATTCTAA
- a CDS encoding flavodoxin family protein, with the protein MNILVLSGSPRKGGNTDLLVESFVKGASQKHQVEVVSVHDYKVNPCIGCNSCFAREDHKCCQKDDMQIVYEKMAKAEMLVIASPVYFYGLSAQLKAVIDRFHNSIRDTFHIHKMALLLVGAASLPDLFDGILTQYELCLNFFKLQDMGQVLVRCAKDKGDVKNGDSLQKAFELGQSL; encoded by the coding sequence ATGAATATTCTTGTTCTTTCTGGGAGCCCGCGCAAGGGCGGTAATACGGATTTGCTGGTGGAATCGTTCGTGAAGGGTGCTTCGCAAAAACACCAAGTTGAGGTCGTTTCGGTTCACGATTATAAAGTCAATCCTTGCATCGGTTGCAATTCGTGCTTTGCCCGCGAAGACCACAAATGCTGCCAAAAAGATGATATGCAAATTGTCTACGAAAAAATGGCCAAGGCTGAAATGCTCGTGATTGCATCGCCTGTGTATTTCTATGGACTGAGCGCCCAGCTGAAAGCGGTCATCGATCGTTTCCACAATTCGATTCGCGATACGTTTCATATCCATAAGATGGCACTCCTCTTGGTGGGGGCAGCATCGCTCCCGGATCTGTTCGACGGCATCCTTACGCAGTACGAGCTTTGCCTAAATTTCTTCAAGTTGCAAGACATGGGCCAGGTGCTTGTGCGCTGTGCAAAAGATAAAGGCGATGTCAAGAACGGCGATTCGCTCCAAAAAGCTTTTGAGTTAGGACAAAGTCTTTAA
- a CDS encoding TIGR03905 family TSCPD domain-containing protein, whose protein sequence is MEETFKTKGTCATTIQFTRDGDIIRNIRFTGGCNGNLKAIAKLCEGMKAEDIAAKLLGNTCGGKPTSCADQLARAVLGMQA, encoded by the coding sequence ATGGAAGAGACATTTAAGACAAAAGGCACATGCGCAACGACAATTCAGTTTACGCGTGACGGAGACATTATCCGCAACATCCGCTTTACAGGTGGATGCAACGGGAACCTCAAAGCCATTGCAAAGCTTTGCGAAGGTATGAAGGCTGAAGACATTGCAGCCAAGTTGCTCGGAAACACCTGTGGTGGAAAGCCGACCTCTTGCGCCGACCAGCTCGCTCGCGCCGTTCTCGGGATGCAAGCTTAA
- a CDS encoding RDD family protein, giving the protein MEETTAIKLATRKRRLFAFLIDALIIGVFGWMIGWSFEDAILQLGNFGRAIGAVVVLLYFGICNSKLMNGQTLGKMLLNIRVVDKNSNYISVAKAILRALPFALYILLNGMPVSDSSDLYPSLILGTILFSIPVLEIYFAIANNKSLQSLHDMIAKTYVVSAKSEGSIDFTNNKAILYAGFALPILILAVVFAGSSAVSNKLIYVKDMQKIVSVASQELPISSITMYRNKTETTNFNGETTQTKLIQVSATKINKDENDTLLAVKIAKIIFDSGFTFEEDENLFIAITYGYDIGIASKYNSSKFNDTPKNWKEAVKAISILDKTSRKNKPTVDIKSDFWRNVANAQYIVSGTLNVDTNKIQEIKKSKGDYIEFNFVIDSVFKGDIEKKEITLRKFICDINGKENRCNDSNLFTLNGQKVIAPLVKSQRKPGQYAFIKSSVKGLQLATEENANKVSNEVKLQKEIIESKFYTEVCPYTKLADSVKTLIEDMLVASKAESAYVNLERLGKSAIPTIICQMDDRRELAIKSITFKNKSPDGTEKTWHYTPQVVTDALAATLNFVSWNSFGYIFDGASEEERVSVINGWRIFLWYLING; this is encoded by the coding sequence ATGGAAGAGACAACCGCAATAAAATTGGCCACACGAAAGAGAAGACTTTTCGCGTTTTTGATAGACGCCTTGATTATCGGCGTATTCGGTTGGATGATCGGGTGGTCCTTTGAAGATGCCATTTTGCAACTCGGGAATTTCGGGAGAGCCATCGGCGCCGTAGTTGTTCTGCTTTATTTCGGGATTTGCAACAGCAAGCTTATGAACGGGCAGACGCTTGGAAAGATGCTGTTAAATATTCGCGTTGTAGACAAAAATTCCAACTATATTTCTGTCGCGAAAGCAATTTTGAGAGCATTGCCATTTGCCCTTTACATTTTGCTAAACGGCATGCCAGTTTCTGATTCCTCGGACCTTTATCCAAGCCTCATTCTCGGCACAATCCTATTTTCAATACCGGTTCTTGAAATTTACTTTGCCATAGCCAACAACAAATCCTTGCAGTCCTTACACGACATGATAGCAAAGACTTACGTCGTCTCTGCCAAAAGTGAAGGTAGTATCGACTTTACCAACAACAAGGCAATTCTTTATGCAGGATTCGCACTGCCGATTTTAATTTTAGCAGTAGTCTTCGCAGGCAGTTCCGCAGTTTCAAACAAGCTTATATATGTTAAGGACATGCAAAAGATTGTTAGCGTCGCAAGCCAAGAGCTCCCGATTTCAAGTATAACCATGTACCGTAACAAAACCGAAACCACAAATTTCAACGGAGAGACTACACAAACCAAGCTCATCCAAGTCTCCGCCACTAAGATAAACAAAGACGAAAACGACACATTACTAGCCGTAAAAATTGCAAAAATTATTTTCGACTCTGGATTTACATTTGAAGAAGACGAAAACCTATTCATCGCCATCACTTATGGTTACGACATCGGTATTGCAAGCAAATACAATTCAAGCAAATTCAACGATACTCCTAAAAATTGGAAAGAAGCCGTCAAAGCGATTTCTATACTCGACAAGACCTCTCGCAAAAACAAACCTACTGTAGATATAAAAAGTGATTTTTGGCGAAACGTCGCAAACGCCCAATACATTGTTTCCGGCACATTGAATGTCGATACAAACAAAATCCAAGAAATTAAAAAGAGCAAAGGCGATTATATCGAATTTAATTTTGTAATTGACTCCGTATTCAAAGGAGACATCGAGAAAAAAGAAATTACCCTCAGAAAATTCATCTGCGACATAAACGGAAAGGAAAATCGTTGCAATGATTCGAACCTGTTTACGCTCAACGGCCAAAAAGTTATCGCACCTTTAGTCAAAAGCCAACGAAAGCCTGGCCAATACGCATTTATAAAAAGTTCCGTAAAGGGATTGCAACTTGCTACCGAAGAAAACGCAAACAAAGTCTCTAACGAAGTCAAATTGCAAAAAGAAATCATCGAAAGCAAATTCTACACAGAAGTTTGTCCTTACACAAAGCTCGCCGATAGCGTCAAGACTCTCATCGAAGATATGCTTGTAGCCTCCAAAGCAGAAAGCGCTTACGTCAACTTGGAAAGACTGGGGAAATCAGCCATTCCAACCATCATCTGCCAAATGGATGACCGAAGGGAACTCGCCATAAAAAGCATCACGTTCAAAAATAAATCCCCCGACGGCACAGAAAAAACTTGGCATTACACCCCACAAGTTGTTACAGACGCCCTTGCGGCCACTTTAAATTTTGTCTCCTGGAACAGCTTCGGGTACATTTTCGATGGAGCAAGTGAAGAAGAGCGAGTTTCAGTAATCAATGGCTGGAGAATATTTTTGTGGTACCTGATAAACGGGTAA
- a CDS encoding cupin domain-containing protein, whose amino-acid sequence MELIKKYDITVLCNPGVESAQLLTPENSRSEKVSVTKVSVMPGAEQPRHKHYTSEQVWVAVQGRGVLLLADDKEVPFEAGDVVRFAEKEIHGLRNMGPEIFEYICISTPPMNFAYAYMQAR is encoded by the coding sequence ATGGAACTGATTAAAAAGTACGACATAACGGTTTTGTGCAACCCCGGAGTGGAGTCTGCACAATTGCTCACGCCCGAGAACAGCAGGTCAGAAAAGGTTTCGGTCACGAAAGTTTCTGTAATGCCGGGTGCAGAACAGCCGCGTCATAAGCATTATACGTCGGAACAAGTGTGGGTCGCGGTTCAGGGCCGTGGCGTTCTCTTGCTCGCCGACGATAAGGAAGTTCCGTTTGAAGCAGGCGACGTCGTGCGCTTTGCAGAGAAGGAAATTCACGGGCTGCGCAATATGGGGCCCGAGATTTTCGAATACATTTGCATCAGTACGCCGCCGATGAATTTCGCGTACGCATACATGCAGGCAAGATAA
- the rseP gene encoding RIP metalloprotease RseP, with protein MISSILNNLLMFILGLLALSFLVTIHELGHFIVAKWNKVRVNTFSVGFGKKLFRFKKGETEYCISAIPFGGYVAMAGENPDSIEEGKLPSQDDFLGKSVGARAAIAFAGPFVNIVFAFVLLIFLYMVGVQEPDNKSLIIGFVAKNSSAEIAGIQPGDTITAINGKETQGWEDFREQIGVSLGADVMLEVHRGGEPLAIKVVPQELVIPAADSTSEPIKMGIGDIGIYPRNRVIVRLPPKEGTAAQKAGIAQGDTIFEINGEHISRYEDVVRLIDGSKGAEVNVTLLRNGEKANVKMTPAYNEELKRYIVGIQMGYVMFSETHLVRRGPIEAFEKTCATSWKMTTSIFRYFKRLFQGQVKVDAFSGPVSIVAVMGNVWMSGFQDFLMLLALISINLGVMNLLPLAITDGGLLLFLGIEKVRGKPLSLKTQSVIQNVAAAFFISFFVFITILDFGKISLFLK; from the coding sequence ATGATTTCGAGTATTTTGAATAATTTATTGATGTTTATTTTGGGGCTCTTGGCGTTGAGCTTCCTCGTGACGATTCACGAACTGGGTCATTTTATCGTTGCCAAATGGAATAAGGTCCGCGTAAATACGTTCTCGGTGGGCTTTGGCAAAAAGCTTTTCCGCTTCAAGAAAGGCGAGACGGAATACTGCATCTCGGCGATTCCGTTTGGCGGTTATGTCGCCATGGCTGGCGAAAATCCGGATAGCATTGAAGAGGGGAAACTCCCGTCGCAAGATGATTTTTTGGGAAAGTCGGTGGGCGCTCGTGCCGCGATTGCTTTTGCGGGCCCATTTGTGAATATTGTTTTTGCTTTTGTCCTCTTGATTTTCCTTTATATGGTCGGCGTTCAGGAACCCGACAATAAGAGCCTTATCATCGGTTTTGTGGCTAAGAATTCTTCTGCCGAAATTGCAGGTATCCAGCCGGGTGATACAATTACGGCTATCAATGGCAAGGAAACGCAAGGGTGGGAAGATTTCCGTGAACAGATCGGCGTGAGCCTCGGTGCGGATGTGATGCTCGAAGTGCATCGCGGCGGTGAACCGCTTGCCATCAAGGTCGTTCCGCAAGAACTCGTGATTCCGGCGGCCGATTCGACTTCTGAACCCATCAAGATGGGAATTGGCGATATCGGCATTTACCCGCGCAACCGCGTGATTGTCCGCCTTCCGCCTAAAGAAGGTACTGCTGCTCAAAAAGCAGGGATTGCGCAGGGCGATACAATTTTTGAAATTAATGGCGAACACATTTCCCGTTATGAAGATGTTGTCCGCCTGATTGACGGTTCCAAAGGTGCCGAAGTCAACGTGACGCTTTTGCGTAATGGCGAAAAAGCCAATGTGAAGATGACGCCTGCTTACAATGAAGAACTGAAGCGCTACATCGTAGGAATCCAAATGGGCTACGTGATGTTCAGCGAAACGCATCTTGTGCGTCGCGGTCCGATTGAAGCGTTCGAAAAGACTTGTGCTACGAGCTGGAAAATGACGACGAGCATCTTCCGCTATTTCAAGCGTTTGTTCCAAGGCCAGGTGAAGGTCGATGCATTCTCCGGCCCGGTTTCGATTGTCGCCGTGATGGGCAACGTGTGGATGAGCGGTTTCCAGGACTTTCTCATGCTCCTTGCGCTTATCAGCATTAACCTTGGCGTGATGAACTTGCTCCCGCTTGCGATTACCGATGGCGGTCTACTCCTGTTCCTTGGCATCGAAAAAGTGCGTGGCAAGCCTCTGAGTCTCAAGACGCAATCTGTAATCCAGAACGTCGCTGCGGCATTCTTCATCAGCTTCTTCGTGTTTATCACGATTCTCGATTTTGGGAAAATCTCGCTCTTCTTGAAATAA